A single region of the Triticum dicoccoides isolate Atlit2015 ecotype Zavitan chromosome 2B, WEW_v2.0, whole genome shotgun sequence genome encodes:
- the LOC119367211 gene encoding sex determination protein tasselseed-2-like: MTALDFMPTEKGPQAGTVDLGATTNNAIAVPLQQQQHRRLEGKVAIVTGTARGIGEAIVRAFVRHGARVVIADIDDAAGEALAAALGGALCSYVHCDVSVEADVEHAVGCCAARHGRLDVLCNNAGVLGRQAPPASNAAKSSGIASLDAAEFDRVLRVNTLGAALGMKHAARAMLQRRGGGGGGSIVSVASVAGVLGGMGPHAYTASKHALVGLTKNAACELGEHGIRVNCVSPFGVATPMLVNAWRHGHHGEDALPAPVSAEEVEKAEEMVRGMATLKGPTLRAGDIAEAALFLASEESRYISGHNLVVDGGVTTSRNVIGL; encoded by the coding sequence ATGACCGCTCTCGACTTCATGCCCACCGAGAAGGGCCCCCAAGCCGGCACAGTCGATCTCGGCGCCACCACCAACAATGCCATCGCCGTGCcgttgcagcagcagcagcacaggaGGCTGGAGGGAAAGGtggccatcgtcaccggcacggcgCGCGGGATCGGGGAGGCGATCGTGCGCGCGTTCGTCAGGCACGGCGCGCGCGTGGTGATCGCCGACATCGACGACGCGGCGGGCGAGGCGCTAGCGGCCGCGCTGGGCGGCGCCCTCTGCAGCTACGTGCACTGCGACGTGTCGGTGGAGGCCGACGTGGAGCACGCCGTCGGGTGCTGCGCGGCGCGGCATGGGCGGCTGGACGTGCTATGCAACAACGCCGGCGTGCTGGGCCGGCAGGCGCCCCCGGCGAGCAACGCCGCCAAGAGCAGCGGCATCGCGTCCCTGGACGCCGCCGAGTTTGACCGCGTGCTGCGCGTGAACACGCTCGGCGCGGCCCTCGGCATGAAGCACGCGGCCCGGGCCATGCTGCAGcgccgcggcggtggcggcggcgggagcaTCGTGTCGGTGGCGAGCGTGGCGGGCGTGCTCGGCGGGATGGGCCCGCACGCGTACACGGCGTCGAAGCACGCGCTGGTGGGGCTGACCAAGAACGCGGCCTGCGAGCTCGGGGAGCACGGCATCCGCGTGAACTGCGTGTCCCCCTTCGGCGTGGCCACGCCAATGCTCGTGAACGCGTGGCGCCACGGACACCATGGCGAGGACGCGCTGCCGGCGCCGGTGAGCGCGGAGGAGGTGGAGAAGGCGGAGGAGATGGTGCGCGGCATGGCGACGCTCAAGGGCCCGACGCTGAGGGCGGGGGACATCGCGGAGGCGGCGCTGTTCCTGGCCAGCGAGGAGTCGAGGTACATCTCCGGGCACAACCTCGTCGTGGACGGCGGCGTCACCACCTCCAGGAACGTCATCGGCCTGTGA